In the Mytilus galloprovincialis chromosome 10, xbMytGall1.hap1.1, whole genome shotgun sequence genome, one interval contains:
- the LOC143049478 gene encoding uncharacterized protein LOC143049478, with product MIYSDLLAISSLLILKGISTGNAQCYTVADVCESYCHVLTTQEMTTTAEITTTPEITTTEATTTLEITTTEPTTTQEITTTEATTIQEITTTEGTTTPEITTTEATTTQEITTTEATTTPEITTTETTTTPVVTTTEVTTTPDITTTEATTTPVITTIEATTTPEITTTEATTTPEITTTEATTTPEITTTEATTTLEITTTEATTTPKITTTEATTTPEITTTEATTTLEITTTEATTTSKITTTEATTTPEITTTEATTTLEITTTETTTTSEITTTEATSTPKITTTEATTTPKITTTEVTTTPDITTIEATTTPEITTTKATTTPVITTTEATTTLEITTTEATTTPEITTTEATTTPEIITTEATTTPEITTIEATTTPEITTTEATTKPVITTTEATTTLEITTTEATTTPEITTTEATTTPKITTTEATTTPEITTTEATTTPVITTTEATTTLEITTTEATSTPKITTTEATTTPEITTTEATTTLEITTTEATTTSEITTTEATSTPKITTTEATTTPKITTTEATTTPDITTIEATTTPEITTTKATTTLEITTTEATTTPVITTTEATTTLEITTTEATTTPEITTTEATTTPEITTTEATTTPEITTTEATTTPEITTTEATTTPVITTTEATTTLDITTTEATTTPEITTTEATTTPKITTTEATTTPEITTTEATTTPVITTTEATTTLEITTTEATSTPKITTTEATTTPEITTTEATTTSEITTTEATSTPKITTTAATTTPKITTTEASTTPDITTIEATTTPEITKTKATTTLEITTTEATTTLEITTTEATTTPEITTTEATTTPEITTEASTTPEITTTEATTTPEITTTEATTTPEITTTEATTTPVITTTEATTTLEITTTEATTTPKITTTEATTTPEITTTEATTTLEITTTEATTTSEITTTEATSTPKITTTEATTTPKITTTEATTTPDITTIEATTTPEITTTEATTTPKITTTEVTTTPDITTIEATTTPEITTTKATTTPVITTTEATTTLEITTTEATTTPEITTTEATTTPEIITTEATTTPEITTIEATTTPEITTTEATTKPVITTTEATTTLEITTTEATTTPEITTTEATTTPKITTTEATTTPEITTTEATTTPVITTTEATTTLEITTTEATSTPKITTTEATTTPEITTTEATTTLEITTTEATTTSEITTTEATSTPKITTTEATTTPKITTTEATTTPDITTIEATTTPEITTTKATTTLEITTTEATTTPVITTTEATTTLEITTTEATTTPEITTTEATTTPEITTTEATTTPEITTTEATTTPEITTTEATTTPVITTTEATTTLDITTTEATTTPEITTTEATTTPKITTTEATTTPEITTTEATTTPVITTTEATTTLEITTTEATSTPKITTTEATTTPEITTTEATTTSEITTTEATSTPKITTTAATTTPKITTTEASTTPDITTIEATTTPEITTTKATTTLEITTTEATTTLEITTTEATTTPEITTTEATTTPEITTEASTTPEITTTEATTTPEITTTEATTTPEITTTEATTTPVITTTEATTTLEITTTEATTTPKITTTEATTTPEITTTEATTTLEITTTEATTTSEITTTEATSTPKITTTEATTTPKITTTEATTTPDITTIEATTTPEITTTKATTTLEITTTEATTTPVITTTEATTTLEITTTEATTTPEITTTEATTTPEITTTEASTTPEITTTEATTTPEITTTEATTTPVITTTEATTTLEITTTEATTTPEITTTEATTTPEITTIEATTTPEITTTEATTTPKITTTEVTTTPEITTTEATTTPVITTTEATTTLEMTTTEATTTPEITTTEATTTLEITTIEATTTPEITTTEATTPPVIITTEATTTLEITTTEATTTPEITTTKATTTPEITTTEATTTPEITTTEATTTPVITTTEATTTLEITTTEATITPVITTTEATTTPEITTTKATTTPEITTTEATTTPVITTTEASTTLESTTTEASTTLESTTTEATTTPEITTTEATTTPEITTTEATTTLVITTTEATTTPEITTTEATTTLEITRIEATTTPVITTTEATTTLEITTTEATTTPEITTTEATTTPVITTTEATTTLEITTTEATTTPEITTTEATTTPVITTTEATTTPVITTTEATTTLEITTTEATTTPEITTTEATTTPVITTTEATTTPVITTTEATTTLEITTTEATTTPEITTTEATTTPEITTTEATSTPVITTTEATTTLEITTTEATTTPEITTTEAITTPEITTTEATTTSEITTTEATTTPVITTTEATTTPEITTTEATTTPEITTTEATTTLEITTTEATTTPVITTTEATTTPEITTTEATTTPEITTTDMTTTPTTTPSEKFICEYYCYTVGGWCNISVSTPLSYAAKVAKYDNQELLLDSAYFTIKLTISLCINWTNDYYYPHTEAYQTISKHISEELLVMYKPMPGFISLSIVRFIQGSVVVDYRIKVLASTDSDEVYAYLHEKKDALESSVIFKGYSLTDDYIKDHGNYFLRSAKTTLENKCSAAGICPTGYVCKQSLVSSLICEHKCNNHVCLNGGLCYLNESNAFCNCPENEKHVYSGMNCELVNNKQVEEKNDDPLIIGVSVAAGIVFIVLLICLGCCSYKHYSRKYSIHEFDVESKSYSRDIKVQLGVIDDDDDFKDLSGDMFERFEDTESTLESTYL from the exons ATGATCTATTCAGATTTACTGGCTATTTCTTCATTGCTTATTTTGAAAGGCATATCTACAGGGAATGCACAATGTTATACTG TTGCAGATGTTTGTGAAAGCTACTGTCATGTACTAACAACACAGGAAATGACAACAACCGCAGAGATTACAACTACACCAGAGATAACAACGACCGAAGCAACTACTACACTAGAGATCACAACGACTGAACCTACTACTACTCAAGAGATAACAACGACCGAAGCTACTACTATTCAAGAGATAACCACGACTGAAGGTACTACTACTCCAGAGATAACAACGACCGAAGCTACTACTACTCAAGAGATAACCACGACTGAAGCTACTACTACTCCAGAGATAACTACGACCGAAACTACTACTACACCAGTGGTCACAACGACTGAAGTTACTACTACTCCAGATATAACTACGACTGAAGCTACTACTACGCCAGTGATCACAACGATTGAAGCTACTACTACTCCAGAGATAACAACGACTGAAGCTACTACTACGCCAGAGATAACAACgactgaagctactactacaccaGAGATTACAAcaactgaagctactactacactAGAAATCACAAcaactgaagctactactacTCCAAAGATAACCACgactgaagctactactacaccaGAGATAACTACgactgaagctactactacactAGAGATCACAAcaactgaagctactactacTTCTAAGATAACTACcactgaagctactactacaccaGAAATAACCACtactgaagctactactacactAGAGATTACAACAACTGAAACTACAACTACATCAGAGATAACTACGACTGAAGCTACTTCTACTCCGAAGATAACAACGACTGAAGCTACTACTACTCCGAAGATAACAACGACTGAAGTTACTACTACTCCAGATATAACTACGATtgaagctactactacaccaGAGATAACAACGACTAAAGCTACTACTACACCAGTGATAACAACtactgaagctactactacactAGAGATCACAAcaactgaagctactactacaccaGAGATAACCACgactgaagctactactacaccaGAGATTATAACAACTGAAGCTACTACGACACCAGAGATAACAACGATTGAAGCAACTACTACACCAGAGATTACAACAACTGAAGCTACTACTAAACCAGTGATAACAACtactgaagctactactacactAGAGATCACAAcaactgaagctactactacaccaGAGATAACCACgactgaagctactactacaccaAAGATTACAAcaactgaagctactactacaccagagataacaacaactgaagctactactacaccaGTGATAACTACgactgaagctactactacactAGAGATCACAACAACTGAAGCTACTAGTACTCCTAAGATAACTACcactgaagctactactacaccaGAGATAACCACtactgaagctactactacactAGAGATTACAAcaactgaagctactactacatCAGAGATAACTACGACTGAAGCTACTTCTACTCCGAAGATAACAACGACAGAAGCTACTACTACTCCGAAGATAACAACGACTGAAGCTACTACTACTCCAGATATAACTACGATtgaagctactactacaccaGAGATAACAACGACTAAAGCTACTACTACACTAGAGATCACAACAACTGAAGCCACTACTACACCAGTGATAACAACtactgaagctactactacactAGAGATCACAAcaactgaagctactactacaccaGAGATAACCACgactgaagctactactacaccaGAGATTACAACAACTGAAGCTACTACGACACCAGAGATAACAACgactgaagctactactacaccaGAGATTACAAcaactgaagctactactacaccaGTGATAACAACtactgaagctactactacactAGATATCACAAcaactgaagctactactacaccaGAAATAACCACgactgaagctactactacaccaAAGATTACAAcaactgaagctactactacaccagagataacaacaactgaagctactactacaccaGTGATAACTACgactgaagctactactacactAGAGATCACAACAACTGAAGCTACTAGTACTCCTAAGATAACTACcactgaagctactactacaccaGAGATAACCACtactgaagctactactacatCAGAGATAACTACGACTGAAGCTACTTCTACTCCGAAGATAACAACGACTGCAGCTACAACTACTCCGAAGATAACAACGACTGAAGCTTCTACTACTCCAGATATAACTACGATtgaagctactactacaccaGAGATAACAAAGACTAAAGCTACTACTACACTAGAGATCACAACAACTGAAGCCACTACTACACTAGAGATCACAACAACTGAAGCGACTACTACTCCAGAGATAACCACgactgaagctactactacaccaGAGATTACAACTGAAGCTTCTACGACACCAGAGATTACAACgactgaagctactactacaccaGAGATTACAAcaactgaagctactactacaccagagataacaacaactgaagctactactacaccaGTGATAACTACgactgaagctactactacactAGAGATCACAAcaactgaagctactactacTCCTAAGATAACTACcactgaagctactactacaccaGAGATAACCACtactgaagctactactacactAGAGATTACAAcaactgaagctactactacatCAGAGATAACTACGACTGAAGCTACTTCTACTCCGAAGATAACAACGACAGAAGCTACTACTACTCCGAAGATAACAACGACTGAAGCTACTACTACTCCAGATATAACTACGATtgaagctactactacaccaGAGATAACAACGACTGAAGCTACTACTACTCCGAAGATAACAACGACTGAAGTTACTACTACTCCAGATATAACTACGATtgaagctactactacaccaGAGATAACAACGACTAAAGCTACTACTACACCAGTGATAACAACtactgaagctactactacactAGAGATCACAAcaactgaagctactactacaccaGAGATAACCACgactgaagctactactacaccaGAGATTATAACAACTGAAGCTACTACGACACCAGAGATAACAACGATTGAAGCAACTACTACACCAGAGATTACAACAACTGAAGCTACTACTAAACCAGTGATAACAACtactgaagctactactacactAGAGATCACAAcaactgaagctactactacaccaGAGATAACCACgactgaagctactactacaccaAAGATTACAAcaactgaagctactactacaccagagataacaacaactgaagctactactacaccaGTGATAACTACgactgaagctactactacactAGAGATCACAACAACTGAAGCTACTAGTACTCCTAAGATAACTACcactgaagctactactacaccaGAGATAACCACtactgaagctactactacactAGAGATTACAAcaactgaagctactactacatCAGAGATAACTACGACTGAAGCTACTTCTACTCCGAAGATAACAACGACAGAAGCTACTACTACTCCGAAGATAACAACGACTGAAGCTACTACTACTCCAGATATAACTACGATtgaagctactactacaccaGAGATAACAACGACTAAAGCTACTACTACACTAGAGATCACAACAACTGAAGCCACTACTACACCAGTGATAACAACtactgaagctactactacactAGAGATCACAAcaactgaagctactactacaccaGAGATAACCACgactgaagctactactacaccaGAGATTACAACAACTGAAGCTACTACGACACCAGAGATAACAACgactgaagctactactacaccaGAGATTACAAcaactgaagctactactacaccaGTGATAACAACtactgaagctactactacactAGATATCACAAcaactgaagctactactacaccaGAAATAACCACgactgaagctactactacaccaAAGATTACAAcaactgaagctactactacaccagagataacaacaactgaagctactactacaccaGTGATAACTACgactgaagctactactacactAGAGATCACAACAACTGAAGCTACTAGTACTCCTAAGATAACTACcactgaagctactactacaccaGAGATAACCACtactgaagctactactacatCAGAGATAACTACGACTGAAGCTACTTCTACTCCGAAGATAACAACGACTGCAGCTACAACTACTCCGAAGATAACAACGACTGAAGCTTCTACTACTCCAGATATAACTACGATtgaagctactactacaccaGAGATAACAACGACTAAAGCTACTACTACACTAGAGATCACAACAACTGAAGCCACTACTACACTAGAGATCACAACAACTGAAGCGACTACTACTCCAGAGATAACCACgactgaagctactactacaccaGAGATTACAACTGAAGCTTCTACGACACCAGAGATTACAACgactgaagctactactacaccaGAGATTACAAcaactgaagctactactacaccagagataacaacaactgaagctactactacaccaGTGATAACTACgactgaagctactactacactAGAGATCACAAcaactgaagctactactacTCCTAAGATAACTACcactgaagctactactacaccaGAGATAACCACtactgaagctactactacactAGAGATTACAAcaactgaagctactactacatCAGAGATAACTACGACTGAAGCTACTTCTACTCCGAAGATAACAACGACAGAAGCTACTACTACTCCGAAGATAACAACGACTGAAGCTACTACTACTCCAGATATAACTACGATtgaagctactactacaccaGAGATAACAACGACTAAAGCTACTACTACACTAGAGATCACAACAACTGAAGCCACTACTACACCAGTGATAACAACtactgaagctactactacactAGAGATCACAAcaactgaagctactactacaccaGAGATAACCACgactgaagctactactacaccaGAGATTACAACAACTGAAGCTTCTACGACACCAGAGATAACAACgactgaagctactactacaccaGAGATTACAAcaactgaagctactactacaccaGTGATAACAACtactgaagctactactacactAGAGATCACAACgactgaagctactactacaccaGAGATAACCACgactgaagctactactacaccaGAGATAACAACGATtgaagctactactacaccaGAGATAACCACgactgaagctactactacaccaAAGATTACAACAACTGAAGTTACTACTACACCAGAGATAACAAcaactgaagctactactacaccaGTGATAACAACTACTGAAGCTACTACTACTCTAGAGATGACAAcaactgaagctactactacaccaGAGATAACCACgactgaagctactactacactAGAGATAACCACGATtgaagctactactacaccaGAGATAACAACTACTGAAGCTACTACTCCACCAGTGATAATAACtactgaagctactactacactAGAGATCACAAcaactgaagctactactacaccaGAGATAACCACGACTAAGGCTACTACTACACCAGAGATTACAAcaactgaagctactactacaccagagataacaacaactgaagctactactacaccaGTGATAACAACtactgaagctactactacactAGAGATCACAACAACTGAAGCTACTATTACACCAGTGATAACCACgactgaagctactactacaccaGAGATTACAACAACTAAAGCTACTACTACACCAGAGATTACAAcaactgaagctactactacaccaGTGATAACAACTACTGAAGCTTCTACTACACTAGAGAGCACAACAACTGAAGCTTCTACTACACTAGAGAGCACAAcaactgaagctactactacaccaGAGATTACAAcaactgaagctactactacaccagagataacaacaactgaagctactactacactAGTGATAACAACtactgaagctactactacaccaGAGATAACCACgactgaagctactactacactAGAGATAACCAGGATtgaagctactactacaccaGTGATAACAACtactgaagctactactacactAGAGATTACAAcaactgaagctactactacaccagagataacaacaactgaagctactactacaccaGTGATAACAACtactgaagctactactacactAGAGATCACAAcaactgaagctactactacaccaGAGATAACCACgactgaagctactactacaccaGTGATAACAACtactgaagctactactacaccaGTGATAACAACtactgaagctactactacactAGAGATCACAAcaactgaagctactactacaccaGAGATAACCACgactgaagctactactacaccaGTGATAACAACtactgaagctactactacaccaGTGATAACAACtactgaagctactactacactAGAGATAACCACGACTGAGGCTACTACTACACCAGAGATTACAAcaactgaagctactactacaccaGAGATTACAACAACTGAAGCTACTTCTACACCAGTGATAACAACtactgaagctactactacactAGAGATCACAAcaactgaagctactactacaccaGAGATAACCACGACTGAAGCTATTACTACACCAGAGATAACCACgactgaagctactactacatCAGAGATAACAACtactgaagctactactacaccaGTGATAACAACtactgaagctactactacaccaGAGATAACCACgactgaagctactactacaccaGAGATTACAAcaactgaagctactactacactAGAGATAACCACGACTGAAGCTACTACTACGCCAGTTATCACAAcaactgaagctactactacGCCAGAGATTACAACGACTGAAGCTACTACGACACCAGAGATTACAACGACTGACATgacaacaacaccaacaacaaCGCCATCAGAGAAGTTTATATGTGAATATTATTGTTATACAGTGGGAGGTTGGTGTAATATTTCTGTGTCAACACCACTATCTTATGCAGCTAAGGTAGCAAAGTATGATAATCAGGAACTACTTCTCG attcagcatattttaCCATTAAATTGACGATATCTTTGTGTATCAATTGGACAAACGATTACTACTATCCCCATACTGAAGCGTACCAGACTATCAGTAAACACATAAGTGAAGAG